A window from Athalia rosae chromosome 5, iyAthRosa1.1, whole genome shotgun sequence encodes these proteins:
- the LOC125500909 gene encoding uncharacterized protein LOC125500909, protein MQLPGQRSKFNDMSSLVFVNIRVVFNFDLKNMLRWNVKGNIPYADSPTDIHGPTDDDELFVANLPYAELPTDDDKLFGWFIGDFLLLLEERQGFLAIIDDLRPEDKVFWRFSAFPTGRASFEVIFFLRFGARKSDCARENILLD, encoded by the exons atgcaattacctggacAAAGGAGTAAattcaatgacatgtcatcattagtattcgtcaacatcagggttgtgttcaacttcgatttaaAGAACATGCTCCGATGGAACGTCAagg gaaATATACCCTATGCGGATTCGCCGACCGATATCCATggaccgaccgatgacgatgaattgttcgtagCTAATTTACCCTATGCGGAGTtgccgaccgatgacgataaattgttc GGGTGGTtcattggcgattttttgcttcttctggaAGAGAGGCAAGGTTTTTTGGCGATCATTGACGATTTACGACCGGAAGATAAGGTTTTCTGGcgattttcggcttttcctACCGGCAGGGCCAGTTttgaggtgatattttttctcagatttggagcccggaaatccgactgtgctcgcgagAATATTTTGCTCGATTAA